Within Telopea speciosissima isolate NSW1024214 ecotype Mountain lineage chromosome 8, Tspe_v1, whole genome shotgun sequence, the genomic segment agatgggtataagtcctcAATGAGGGACCCGAAAttaaaatattcccttctcacatgaaatagctcgagcggttcaggccttgacccgcacttcaaggtcaccaaggaaagaataaataataaaacttgagggctagaacttacttttccctgtcatggtttgtcactcatgaccccgaatagcttcgccacggtaatgccaagctcatcactgaatgaagtgtccaactgaggcgacggtccaggatgctctctcctaaactcttCGCTTCCAGGGCTGGTACTTAGAGGATAGtcaacgaagtcgccgtcaacgaactttccccactggcggttgaggaacctttcctctACAGGTAAGCCCGTACTGTGATCAATGATTTTgtaactaggtttgaccatcatggagaacaggtcaccagcatacatggcaacggtatctacacgtcacgagaaggaataatatttaattatatcccggggtacgggtataacatcaTGTCTAtgtatagggagagtaatgaatggttatttatgttagaattgtaatatgtgttatcattagagaacagatgctctataatttcacatgatttaatttaatttcgctttcgctaactctgtattTAGAACGGTTTATTCTTttttgtacgttcctttctgttatcaagatgtgatgatagggtggactgtggctcaggacaTTGTATCtacgatcctggtaggtgttgggatgatgtgtaattatcccagtcatacccctatgtggtaatatttattacatcgggatagggggtgatagagtggtatcagagcgtgatgctctgcaccgaccacagtccaatgtaacctcttgatttactctccacaaataaattctaaattaaaaatctcaagaacataaatgattgtgtgcagacttagggagaagactaATTGGAGTGGAAACAAGAATCTAgatgataataggcaacatggaacttagaacTTGAAACATAGATTTTTGAGATATAATTATGTACTTGCTTGGTGGGGTCCTAAGTAGATATTAGTTGGGTAAATATATGCTATCATTTATAAGTGATAATGGATTAAATATAACCAACTCACAAGAATCCATAATGAtctaaacaagaggaattaagcaGCATATATAGatgtgaatatatatatatatatataattttccaATTGTTCTGAATTCTTGCTTGGGTATGGTTTTGCCCATTCTGATCCAAAATCATAAGATTTCATCCGTACCAATTCAAAACATCTGATTTGTTCCATCCAGAATTAAGATTACATTCATCCACCACAATGAAAAGTTTAAATATTTCACCAAACCACCtaaactgaagaagaaaaaaaggagaaaaggaaaaactataggaaaagagcaaaataaaaagagttccACAAAGATCCATCAAGGACCGGATCAACAAGAGCTGAATTAAAATAACTTCTGAAAACTGCTGGAGGAGAATCGAGTTAGGCATGGGCACCACCTCTACCACCGCAACCCAGGAAAGTACTTAGATCTTTCATTTCTCGCTCGATGCCCTCTAAGCACTGAGCCTGGTCTGAGAACTACTTCTTAACATCATCGAAGCGATCTGCCACCCTTAGGGTTAGTCGCCGAATAGCCATCATAATGTCGCTATCTCCCCCGGGTGCACTAAAAGTCCCTGCTGCAGAAGGTCCTAAGCCCATGAATTCTagatcatcactgtcatcctcatcctcctctcTGACCCCCCTACCATCCTCGTAATGCACCTGCTCTCCTGCACTATCATAATCATAGTACAGATTCATTTTCTGCAGTGCATTAAATCCAATGGGTCCCTCAGTGCATGTTCCCTTGGGTTCATGGTCTAGATCAACCCCAAGtatagtgtgtgtgtgtatatatatatatatatatatatatagtaataGTATTGTATAgtatatagtatattatatatatatatgtatatgtatatggtatatgtatatatgtatatgtatatgtatatcaCAACATTCAACCAAATATATTACACATAATGTTCATGTACAAAATTTAGGGTCCCCTACAACCAAATTTCGATTTTGGTTCAGTcatacaaaaatataaatatatttccACAACTTTGGTACACAGAGCTATACATAATTTTCCGCTCCAGGCTTGAATCCAATAAGTATTGCATTCATAATAATTGCATTCATTTAGGGTCAAATAGGATTCGATTCAATTCATTTAATGGTTGAATGACAGATATTTTTTAAACCTAACGCAATGTGATTAAATGAATCATATAAGATCAATTTTAATATAACACAAGtaaaaccataaaccctaaaaccccaaaacccaattaCCCAAAAACCCTATATCAAAAAACACTAGCACCCTTATACCCTGAAACCCCAAAAATCCTAAatctcaaataaccccaaatagcTTAAAAGCCCTAAAACCCTTAACGTAAAAACACCAGCACCctaaaaccccataaaccctTAAACCCCAATtaacccaataaccccaaaaaaccctaaacccccaattacccaaaaacccaaaaaccccaaaaatctaATCACCATAagaccccaaaaccctaaacccaaaaaccccaatcaccttaaaaccccaaaaccctaaaaccccaaaatcctaataccaaaaccccaaaccaaaaaacacTAGCACCCTAATACCCCGAAACCCCAGAAACACTAAATCCCTAATAACCCCAATAAGTCCAAaagccctaaaaccctaaaccaaaaaaCACACACCCTAATACAccgaaaccccaaaaaccctaaatcccaaataaccccaataagcccaaaagccctaaaaccctaaaccaaaaaaCACCAACACCCTAATACCttgaaaccccaaaaaccctaaatctcaaaTAACCTCAATAAGCCCAAaagccctaaaaccctaaaccaaaaaaCACCAGCACCCTAATACCTCAAaacccccaaaaccctaaatcccaaataatcccaataagcccaaaagccttaaaaccctaaacccaaaaacatTAGCACCTTAATACCCTGAAActccaaaaaccctaaatcccaaataaccccaataagcccaaaagtcctaaaaccctaaaccaaaaaaCACTAGCACCCTAATACCCCGAAACCCCAAAAACACTAAATCCCAAAAAACCCCAATAAGCCCTAAAACACACCATCaccctaaaaccccaaaaaccctaaaaccccaataaccccaaaaatataatataatcaTGATCCACATCAACATATTATATGATGGGGAAAGGGGTTGCAGAGGGGTTTGGCGACAGGGATGGTGGTGCGTTATGGAGGAATGGTGGGGAAAGGGTTGTAGAGGGGTTTGGCGACAGGGATGGTGGTGGGGAAAGACCTAGACGgtattaggtttttttttgtttttttttttaaaacagacGGGTTTACATTGAACGGTGGGAGAGTTGGTTACTGATTATTTAATCGACGGTTTAgatttaagtttatttattcAACGGTTAAGATTTAAATATTGAGTTTAGTGGTgcacttaattaattatacACGTCGCGCTGCGActtttttttcaaaccaaaaatccCCATCACCTTAAaacaccaaaacccaaaatcccatttacccaaaaaacctaaacctaaaaaaCACCACCACACTAAAacccccaaaaccaaaaaaccaatATCCCAATATTCACAAACAAAATAATCCAATAACTGTAATACCATATAACCAAcaaccaaaaaacccaaaaaacctaaaaccctaaaaccccaaaacctcAATAacactaaaaccctaaaatccccaaaaccaTAAAACCCAATCAAAATATATTTCCACAACATTGGTACACAGGACTACACATAATTATCCCGTACAAAATAGCTTCTTAATTAATATCATTATTAATGATGTGAGGGTGATATTATCGACTGTACACGAGTCAATCGACTTATTATAGCATTTCACTTTTATAAGTTGttaaagtaaaaaaattaaGCATTTCCCTATTCCTTACCTATGTCCCTCACTGATTGCCATATAATAAAAAGTCtatatattgcatgtgataaaTTTAACGGAGTATCTTTTATTCAATTCCATAAATCGAATATCTTTATACTTCCAAATGGGCAGCATTTCGTTACATACAAGACAATATTGCATACCTCTAAATAACAAAATAttgatcttaaaaaaaaattagatacaacaacaaacaataactataaccttatcccaactaaatggggtcgactacatggatccaaagaggCTATGACATCATTCACTCAGATAAATTCAGTCTTTGGTCAATAGCAATAGATTCTATGATCACCCACACAACCTAGTAATCATCATCATCCCAAGACAACATAATATAATACAATACAAGGCATTGTTTCAAACTCCTAAAACTATGGAAAACACAATAGTATCTGTTCCAAACCCATTAAAATGAGAATACATTATACAACCAATAAATAGGAATGTCGCTTAATCAGTCTTTTTAGTTAAGTCCATCTCACTGAAGGTATCAAATACTTCTTGTAAAATTCTTGTGTGCTATTCTCCGAGCCATTGATTGCTCCTTTCAGGTATCCTTTCATAAACACAGATTCAGTCGAAGGACCTTGTTGACTAGTGGAGGTTTCTGTCACATCAGCTGAAGTTGGGATACGTTGGCTGGAAGAACACGGTCTTTCATCTTCAATCCATTTGAACATTCCACACCCATTATGTTCAGCCTGTTTTTCAATTAATCAAAAGTTAATCAAACCCAAACAATTAATTTAAACAATATTTCATATAACGGAGATAACAAATAAAGGTTGTTATAGTAGTCATATCGAATTTGATTTTGGGCAGTACCAGAATGTCTGACCTTTgctttttttcactttttgatGTTCTGACCTTACATTGTCCATTTCCACATTCAAAGAATCTTAACTGATCTACCCACATGAAGAATGAATATCCTACTGGACAATTGTAATATTGTCTACCCTTATTTTTTCTTGGCCCACAAATCTCTTTGTTACACCTAATCTTACATAGTTCATATCTACCAACAATATCCATATTCTTAGTAGAAACCATCTGCTGAATTATAAATGAAACAAAGGAATAATATCAAGTAATCAATAGATGTTGCAGACATACGAGCCTGAGTTAATAATAGCAAATTAAAACATTCGAGTCAGTTGTTATCACAAAATTGACAAATAACTCCAACTTGAACAGCACTAAGAGCACAAAAGGTTCACCAACAACATAATATAATCATGATCCACATTAGCATCAACAACTAATATAATCATGAACCACATCAATCACTGACAGATTCAAAACTCCTCACAAAGCTTCAACCATACAGGTAAGCATTTATCACTCTCAATTATGAAGGCCAATAAAATGTAAGAAGCAAAACATGATAAAAGCCCACCATACTCATTACACCAGACTCCACCGCCTTCACCACAGTTTCTGCAGAATGAGCATCTGTAGTTAAGTTTCACTTTATTAGGAGAAGTATTTTTCCATTCAAatatctgagtattttcaaaggAGTAGTTGGGTTAGAGAGTTGcatgggcgagccttggcacaaCTGTTAAGCTGCGCTACTACAACCTTCAGGTTGCGGGTTTGAAACATGCAAACAGCATCTCAGtgaagtaggggtaaggctgcgtacgtTTGCCCCTCACgaaccctgcagtagcgggagccttatGCATTGGgatactttgttttttttagctGGATCAGAGAAGCCTAGGCAATTAAATATGTATTTTCTCTGAAGCTAAGCAAGAACTATTGGCCATAATTATACTACCAACAACATTCAACTGAtgattgtttttatatttgagcTGAAAGATAAGGTCCTCCTGAGTTGATGATGCACAAAACTGAAAGCGGGCTGATTTTTTTGGTTGGACATGGGAACTACACTAAGACACTAATGGGGCCTCAGCAAAAATGTAGTTTTTGGTGGGGCAATCTCTCTAGTCCTAGTTTTGAGTAACATCTCTCGAGGTTATATAGCTGGATCAGAGAAGCCTAGGCAATTAAATATGTATTTTCTCTGAAGCTAAGCAAGAACTGTTGGCCATAATCATACTACCAACATCATTCAACTGATGATTGGTTTTTGATGAAGCACATAACTGAAAGAGGGCTGATTTTTCTGGTTGGATGTGGGAACTACACTAAGACACTAATGGGGCCTCAACAAAATGTAGTTTTCGATGGGGCAAGCTCTCTACTCCTGGTTTTGAGTAACATCTCTCGAGGTTATGTTGGAAACATGAGAAATGGAAATGATAGAAATTTGAAGTTTTGGAGGTGTAAGTCACTTAAACTGGAAGTATTCAACTTCAGATTTATAAACCATAAAGTAACCTCATGAGAGAAACAAATAGAGAAACAAACCCTAAAACTGGAACTCTACAGTTTCTACTAGAGCAAGAAGAACACTTTCAAAGATGAAGAATGATAACCAGTAAGGGATACAGATCTAACCTTTGAAGTTTGGATAAGAATTGCCGGAATAACAGGTATTTCCCGACCAAAAGCAGAGACGCAGCGCCTTCGTTGCTTGATCCAaaataagttttattttttattttttttatacagtTTCTACTAGAGCAAGAACAACACTTCCAAAGATGAAGAATGATAACCGGTACGGGATACAGATCTAACCTTTGAAGTTTCGATAAGAATCGTCGGAATAACAGGTATTTGCCGACCAAAAGCAGAGACGCACCCACCGCCTTCGTTGCTCGatccaaaataaattttttttcaaagttttgtCAATTTCCTCCAGTTTCTTAACCGGTGAAGAGtattctttttaaaaaactGACCGGTTACTACAACTGATATTACCCGGTTTACCTTTTATCATTCCAACGGTTGAGAGGGATTGGTTAATATCTCAATGGTTGAGATTCAACCCTTGAGTTTAGTGGTGAGCTTATAAATTTATACAGGTCGCGCTGCGACTTTTTtccaatatatatattgttaCCTACTCACACGAACCCATATCGTTGTTTTTCTATTAATCTCTAATTCTGATCTTCCTTGCCAATCCACAAAAACCAGCAAACTTTCACACGAGGAAGATTCCTTATAGAATTTCTTGCCATTCCAATCTTGGATCCAACAATGCATAGAAAACTCCTCATTTGGAATGATAAAAGAAAGGTTACATCCAAACCAAACAGATCTAGTAAATGGACAATGGAGAAAAATATAATCGCCAGTTTTCAACTCTGCCCCACAACGCTGACACTGGAGTCTTTCTTGAATCATATTTCATGGAAAATATCACACTGTTTTAGGGAAGCAAATCCTGTGGCCGATTATCTTGCAAAACTGGCGGCTAAAAGAGGAGAGTCTTCTCATCTATTTTGTAGTTTTCATCGTTCTATTAGGGAGGTTCTTTTGGATGATTCTATAGGGAGACCAAGACTTCATTTCTCTTTCTAGAGATTTCGAATctctttgaattttttcttttttcttccggTAGGGGTTGTCTTCCctatattttgtttatttgcaTCCGCCTGGATATACCTGGACGTTAGACAATTGCAtctttttgctttttttctaattaaaatcttgctgacctttagcataAAATAGACAACCACAAATTAAGTTTCACATTCCTTGGTGCGAAGATAGTACGAGGTAGATCTTAAGTGGTAACTCCATTTAGTGTAGACGTAATGGCTATCCAAATCTTTTTTTCCGTGGCACTTCAAAGATTCCGTAGAGTCACGTAGACGGTACGCTGAAGAAGGAGATTgccctaattttttgtttttcacagTTTAGAAATTAGTGATGGGCTTACCTGCGGGAACCTAATAGTTCATCTAACCTTATCACATGAGGGGAAAAAGGCATACAAAGGCATGTATGACAATAAATGTAATGGTTAGGCTTATTTAGATACATCTTCTgctcaattttatttttccaactcAACCTATCAAGGGCTCATAGGCCACTAGATGGGGCCAGGGAGTGGCCTGAGGTGGGGGAGTGcaggggttgggggggggggggtggcatGCCAAGCACCAAATGCAAATAGCTGATGATGGAACTAGAATAGATATTCTTTGTTTCCTACTAACACGTGCCCATATCCTTGCCTTTCGATCAATCTCTAATTCTGATTTTCCTTCCCAATCTGATATTATAGTATCGATATAGACCGAAATTACATTATGGTGAGGGGACTTGATCAAGTGACCAAAGCTCTTGAGCATGCTTCGACATTACATGCCATACCTCCATAAGAAATCCGGGACCGCCCCATCTTCCGTTCGTTGAGTTGGCAGCTGAGTTAGCTAGGTCCCCAGtggggagaggaggggggggggacctaatcgtttttcttttgataaccCTGAACATATTTAGGTATGTCATTATGTTgtaattattgaaaataaataaataaataatatgaaCAGTGATCCATAGGTGGTCCAGAAATTAGGCTTGATCCATGATTTGATTGGAGATGTTTAAGTAAAGGTGAAAATGAGGTTCACTTGCTCACAACTGGTCTTTTCTTGCATTGATATTATTTTAAAGGTTTCAACTCTTCCCTTACATTGAACATTAAACATTGAACATTGATCATGGCAGGATGAATGTCTTTTCATCTGtcccttttgggtttttggaaTACTAAAACCAGTCCAAAGCAACAATTATGAAAtttattgtttaaatttttGGACCATAAACATAAGAGTGATTCCATATAGTTATAATAACCATTAAACGACTCTTCATTGACTCAActcccttcctctcttcttagGTCTTATGGCTCTGATGATTCTCTACTTGTTCCATATTGCTAACCAGAGAGAGTGCCTTGTTCAGATGCTTGGCTTTGGTGTTGATATACTCTCCCCATGACACACAACGATAGCGAGGGACATCGCCCGGTTCAATTAACTTGGAGAAAGGCTTGATCTGAGTGTTGGGTGTTGGACCATAGAAGTAGGCTATAGAGATCCGATTGTAAGCCTGGTTCACAAGAACTCGGTGGACAAGAGTGGGGAATCGGCCATTAGAAAGAATCTGAAGAAGATCGCCGACATTGACGACGAATGCTCCGGACACTGGTGGCACTGTGATCCATTGAACTCCATCCTTGTAGATCTGGAGACCACTTATATCACCTTGGCACAGAATGGTGAACATGGATGTATCTGTGTGTGCTGCTAGACCCATGGCCCGGCTTGGGTTGGGGCAGGACGGATAATAGTTCAACTGGAGAGGAGTTATGGAGCCTTCAGTGAATTCACCTGATGGGCCGAGCCCAGTCAACTTTAAATCTTCTTCTGTAGTCAAGCCCAATGAGGCAAGTATCAGCCTCTTTAACCTCCCTGTTAGctccttcatctccttctgATACTTCTCCATTACATCACTGCATTCACAAAATCATGAAGGAAAATTGAGTCAGTTTGTTAATTTTGATTTCGATTCGATTCAGATCAGAATCGGCTTGAATCAATCTGAAAAGCCCTAGAATTTGCATATCTGAAGAATATTCTAATGATTCTAGTGTTTTTATCCAAGAATCGGCCATATCGACTCGTCAAAACATGGCGATTCCCAATCCGATTCGCCAATTCTTGAAACCCTCACTCTACAGCAAACACATATATGGGCctatggggattttgtattacCAGAAGGTTGTGTAATTGTCAGGCCAAAGCTTGCGGGCGTCTTCGATGGGTGAGCCCCTCATGGTAAAGCCTTCATGCCACATCAACTTGTCGAAGAAGCGTGCAATACGAGCAAGGCCATAGCCGGTGGGTCCATCAGGTGAACGAAGGGCCTTGAGCTTCTGATCGGTCGGAAGGGAGAACAGACGTCGGGCCTCAGACTCAGTTTCCTTTATTAGGCCCATGGGGATACCATGGTTAATGACTTGGAACACACCCCATTCCTGGCATGCTCGGCCCACCAAGTCGACGACATTAGGGTCGGTAAGATCCACAACAGGTACAGATACTAATGGATCAATCAAGTCCATAGAGGAGTTTTCATCAAGCTGAGGCCATGAGTATGAGTCTGGGACATCTTGCAGTGCCTGAAAGTCTGGGGGAGCTATGTGGCCTGAATTGGGACGATTTACTCTATGGGCTTCTGAGACGGAACTCatcatgaaaagaaaatatttcacACTCCACAGAGATGGTAGTGATCACTTTTGTGAAACAAGTAGAATGGTAATTGGTGTGAGTTTAAATAGATGGAACTTTGGGTCTCTTCACTACACTTTGTGTAGAAAATTTTCTTGTAGTAGAATGTAGTAATGTAGGAAAGAgaagatttaccaaaaaaaaaaaaaaaaattaggaggGAGGAGCATAGCAGAATGTGATTCATTCTGCGCTGCCACACTCACACAGCTAGCTAAGTGATTCATTAATAGGGAAAAAATTATCTCTAGAAATATTATGTGAGGTGGAGGGTTGGGAGCCATATATTAATCCTTATCATCATCATTaatattctaccaaaaaaaaaaaaaaaatcatcatcaTTAATATAATTTATGGAGTCAGGGTTTCTCTGAGTAAGTAGAGCATAGGGAAGCACATCAATGAGGAGCGGCGATATGGTTTTGTATATAGAGGGTAAAGaagtcttttcatatgaggacgAGAGGGTCAGAGAACTTTTACCctatgattttttggtatttttggaTGATCactatttggtggtgttttctactcCCTCTCATAGAGCACCttgagatgatgcctctgccccttgggtagatacccaggcgtgctcacccattggcctagatgcttgtatagagaccatgcgaccaagtagagatcccttggccttttaattttttctccTGTACTATTATGATTgaatttacaaaataaaaaataataatgattgAAGGGTAATGGAATATACTAGaatattgaagaaaaaaaatcccatttaaTTGCACATCCTACTAAGTCTATATTGATTCTTTCCAAGcatctttacccaaaaaaaaaaaacaaaaaaatctttgCAAGCATAGACAAGGCAGATTGGTCCAGACTCCAAAGTAGGTTATATTTCTACTTCATGGGAGGAAGGGCTTGTTTTTTTGTCATCAGATTGGAATCTACGAATTGAGAGACATTAAGGCCTATTAACATAGATTTTTAAACATTAGGATTAAAATTAATCAATGGTCAAAAAGATTATAACAGAGAGCAGACCTCCATGTAACAGTAAAATTactccattgcaacctagtggtttCGAGTTTGAAATAGACAACAGTCTCTTAATGAAGGAGGGAAAAAGATTATGC encodes:
- the LOC122672805 gene encoding gibberellin 3-beta-dioxygenase 1-like; translated protein: MMSSVSEAHRVNRPNSGHIAPPDFQALQDVPDSYSWPQLDENSSMDLIDPLVSVPVVDLTDPNVVDLVGRACQEWGVFQVINHGIPMGLIKETESEARRLFSLPTDQKLKALRSPDGPTGYGLARIARFFDKLMWHEGFTMRGSPIEDARKLWPDNYTTFCDVMEKYQKEMKELTGRLKRLILASLGLTTEEDLKLTGLGPSGEFTEGSITPLQLNYYPSCPNPSRAMGLAAHTDTSMFTILCQGDISGLQIYKDGVQWITVPPVSGAFVVNVGDLLQILSNGRFPTLVHRVLVNQAYNRISIAYFYGPTPNTQIKPFSKLIEPGDVPRYRCVSWGEYINTKAKHLNKALSLVSNMEQVENHQSHKT